The Streptomyces sp. SS1-1 genome has a segment encoding these proteins:
- a CDS encoding sensor histidine kinase — MTSSETHTTPSPSGEGYRHELYPYQGSDEFLQGTLGFIQEARDGGEAVVVAVPEEKAALLRAEMPEDDAVRYVETSAVAHHPGRLIGAWQGWIKAHSDEGRPVRGIGESPWGAVRSPAEAEELRYHEWLLNKAFSAGPAWWLLCPYDIAGEGAELDRMSRCHPTIRTAGRSETSETYDLRAPFDFSPLSHPCSPYEEFAYSRGDLPALREKIASCADQLGLEGARLRELHLAATEIAANSIRHGGGQGVLRMWSQEQRLVCEFRDAGYIADPLMGRSRPTRTQVGGRGLWLAHQLCDLVEIRSTPDEGTTIRLHTGVTD, encoded by the coding sequence ATGACCTCCTCCGAGACCCACACCACGCCGTCACCGTCCGGGGAGGGTTACAGGCACGAGCTGTACCCCTACCAGGGAAGCGACGAGTTCCTCCAGGGCACCTTGGGCTTCATCCAGGAGGCCCGCGACGGTGGAGAGGCCGTCGTCGTCGCCGTCCCGGAAGAGAAGGCGGCCCTCCTGCGCGCGGAGATGCCCGAGGACGACGCGGTCCGCTACGTCGAGACCAGCGCGGTGGCGCACCATCCGGGCCGGCTCATCGGGGCCTGGCAGGGATGGATCAAGGCGCACAGCGACGAGGGCCGACCGGTGCGCGGGATCGGCGAATCTCCCTGGGGCGCGGTGCGAAGTCCCGCGGAGGCGGAAGAGCTGCGCTACCACGAGTGGCTGCTGAACAAGGCGTTCTCGGCCGGTCCGGCGTGGTGGCTGCTGTGCCCGTACGACATCGCGGGCGAAGGGGCTGAGCTGGACCGGATGTCTCGCTGCCACCCCACCATCCGCACGGCCGGCCGCAGCGAAACGAGCGAGACCTACGACCTGCGGGCACCCTTCGACTTCAGCCCGCTCAGTCATCCCTGCTCCCCCTACGAGGAGTTCGCCTACAGCAGAGGTGACCTCCCCGCGCTCAGGGAGAAGATCGCCTCCTGCGCGGACCAGCTCGGGCTGGAAGGTGCCCGCCTGCGCGAGCTGCATCTGGCGGCGACCGAAATCGCCGCCAACAGCATCCGGCACGGCGGCGGGCAGGGCGTGTTGCGGATGTGGAGCCAGGAACAGCGCCTGGTGTGCGAGTTCCGCGACGCCGGGTACATCGCCGACCCACTCATGGGCCGTTCACGGCCCACCCGGACCCAGGTGGGCGGGCGGGGCCTCTGGCTCGCGCACCAACTGTGCGATCTGGTCGAGATCCGTTCGACTCCTGACGAAGGAACGACGATCCGCCTGCACACCGGAGTGACGGACTGA